The Desulfonatronum lacustre DSM 10312 region CGGCAACAGGCGTTTCCATGTCCACGTAGGGTTGCAGCAGCAGGTCGACCTGGGTGCCCTTGCCGGGTCGGCTGCTCAGGCGCAGGTCGCCCCCCAGGTCGCTGATGATCTTCTTGGTCATGGCCAGCCCCAGGCCGGCTCCGGACCCGGTTTGCTTGGTGGTGAAGAAGGGGTTGAAGATCTTGTCCTGGATCTCCACCGGAATGCCGTGACCGGTATCCTCGATGCTGATCAGGACCTGGCGGCGTTCCATGGCCGTGGTCACCGTGAGCCGCCCGCCATCGGGCATGGCCTCCAGGGCGTTCTTGATCAGATTGATCAAGCACTGTTTGAGCAGTTCGGCGTCGGCCCGGATCCTGGGCACTTCCTCCCCGAGCCGGACGTCCAGGATCACGCCGCGTTCCTGACTGCCGATCCCGAGCACCTGCACGGTTTCGGCGACGACCTGATTGGCGTCCACTTCCGCCAGTTCCGATGACGTGGGGCGGGCGAAGTTGATGATGTTCTTCAAAATTTTGTCCAGGCGTTTGGACTCTTCCAGAATGATCCGCACCTTTTCCCGGCTGTTCTCGGTCAGTTCCTGAGAGCGCAGCAGGGAGTTGGCGAACCCGCCGATGGCAAACAAGGGGTTGCGGATTTCATGGGCGATGTACGTGGACAATTCACCGATGGCGGCCAGCTTTTCGGCCTGCTGCAAGCGCTTCTCCATTTCCGTGCGCAACGTGACGTCCCGACGCACTTCGATCATCCGGTGCACCCGCCCGGTTTCGTCGAACACCGGGTAGGCGGTCACCTGGTAGTAGTGGACCCGGCCCTGCTCATCCATCCAGGTTTGCAGCGTCTCCTGCTCCCGTCGATGCGCAAGGGTCGTCAACACCGGCCAGTCCCGGCGCGTCGGACCGCAGGCCACCTGGCCCGGTCCGGCGGGAACCGTGCTGCTGGATTGATGCAGCAACGCCTGCTTGTCCACGCCGTGCCGCTCGCAGACCTGTCTGTTCACGTCCAGAATGCGTCCCTGGTCGTCCAGAAAGAAAATGTCGTCCGGCAGTTCGTCGACAATGGTGTTCAGCAGGGTTCGGCTGCCGCGCAGATCGGTCTGGCATTTACCGGAAACCTCGTTCATCACCAGCAGACAACACAGAAAGACCGCGCAGGCGCGGTCCAATAAGGCCACCGAGGGCGGCAATATCCGGCGCAGGCTGCGCACGGTTTCCGAGTCACCCGATAGATTCACCACCAGATTGATGTCCGGATGGGCCGCCATCATGGCCGCCGGGTCCGTGAACCGGAGGATGCGCCGCTTCGTCAGTTCCTGCTCGTGCGCCGCCGGAACCTGACCTGTGCACGCCGCGAGGCGCATGCGGGGAAGATGCGTTTCGTGCGCCGCATGGTCCAGCAGTCCCAGGATCGCGGCAAAGATCGACGAGAGGGCCGCGTCGTCTCGCCGAACCGATCCAGCCTCCGGGCAGACCAATCCGACCAGGAAGTCTCCTTGGGCCGCTTCCAGGACGCGAACGGCTTCATTGTAACCTGCTGAAAGATGCATGGATTCCTCGTGGGGTTGACGAGCCATAACAGTCCGTTGAAAAATACCCAATTGCTGCGTCGCTGCAAAAAGTTCAAACTCTCACGTATGAATAAATACGCTTCGACCTTGAACTTTTATTGCTCCTTGCACTTGGGGTTTTTGAACGGACTGTGACGAAAGACTTTTTCAACACTCAGACAAGTTCCGTGCCAAGCGCTGGGCGCAATTCCCGAAAGTCCTCAAACCGCGAGCAACGGACCCGAATGTCAAGCCATACCCTCAATCCCATTCCGACTTCAAGCGACCCCGCGGACCCCGCCGGGCCGGGCGTCTGGTGCGTCAGCCTGGGCTGTCCCAAAAACCGCGTGGATACGGAGCGCATGCTCGGAGCGCTCGGCCCCGGGCGGGTGGTGCAGGACATCCATCAGGCCCAAATCGTGTTGATCAACACCTGCGGCTTCATCGCCCCGGCAGTAGAGGAGTCCACCCGCGTGATTCTGGAAACCGCGCAGGACATCGCCGACCTTCACCCCCGGCCCCTACTGGTGGTCGCGGGGTGCCTGGTTTCCCGGTTCGGGGCGGAACTGCGCGAAGCCATCCCGGAGGTGGACCTCTGGCTGAACGTGGCCGAGGAGGACCAATTGATTCCACGGCTGGCCGACCTGGGCCGCGCGCTCCCCCTAGCAACGCCGCCCGGCCGGGTCGTCAGCACCAAGCCGGTCTACGCCTATCTGAAAATCGGCGAAGGCTGCGACCATCGCTGCCGCTTCTGCACCATCCCGTCCATCCGCGGCCCGCTGAAAAGCGCGCCGCCGGACCTGATCGTGGCCGAGGCCCAAGCGCTTCTGGGGCAGGGCGTCCGGGAACTGATTCTGGTGGCCCAGGATCTGACGTCCTACGGCCGGGACCTGGGCTCACGAAACGCCTTGGAATCCCTGCTCGCCCGGTTGGCCGGACTGCCTGGACTGGACTGGCTGCGGCTGATGTATCTCTATCCCGCCGGCCTGACGCCGCGCCTGCTGCGTTTTCTGGCCGAACTCGGACCGCCTCTGCTGCCCTATTTCGACATCCCCTTGCAGCACGCCCACCCGGACATCCTCCGGGCCATGGGCCGCCCCTTCACCGGAGATCCGCGCTACGTGGTGGACCGGGTCCGGGAGCATTTTCCGGAAGCGGCCCTGCGCACCAGCCTGATCGTCGGCTACCCCGGCGAACGGCCCCACCATTTTCAACAGCTCTCCGATTTCGTCGCCGAAACCCGGTTTCACCATCTCGGAGTCTTCGCCTTCTGCCCGGAGCCGGGAACCAAGGCCGCGGCCCTGCCCGGCCAGGTCGGCGCCAAGACCAAGGCTCGACGCCGTGAAGGGCTGATGAAGCTGCAAGCCGACATCAGCGCCGAAATCCTCGCACAATACCAGGACCGGGAAATGGACGTGTTCGTGGAACGTCCCAGCCCTGAATGGCCGGGACTTCATGAAGGCCGGGTCTGGTTCCAGGCCCCGGAAGTGGACGGCATCACCTACGTCAGCGGCGAAACCATCCGCCCCGGCGAATTGGTCCGGGCCGAAATCACCGATACCAAGACCTATGATCTGGCGGCTTTGGTTTGATAAGGAGGCGTCAATCTCGCGCTTGTTCCCACGCCCTGGGAAAAATCATGGCGACCCTGGCGCCTTTGCCCGGTGAACTCGTGATCTCCAGATTGCCTCCGTGCAGGGCCATGATCCTCTGCGCGACAGCCAATCCCATTCCGGTCCCCACCGCCTTGGTGGTGAAGAACGGGTCGCGGACAAAGGGGGTATCCTGCTCGGAAATTCCTCGTCCTTTGTCCACAACGAGCACGACGAGGGCGTCCTCGTTTGCCCGTGCTTCGATGGTCACAATCTTGTCTTGATCGGGCGCTCCGCCATAGGACTCGAAGGCGTTTTCCAGGATCGCGTCCAGGGCCGCGGCCACTTGTCCGGAGTCGGCCTGGATTGTCCAGTCCGGGGAAAGCGAGTCGGATGCTTCGAGTATTCTTTCGGGATGCGCGGCGCACTCGCGAACACGTTGGACGGCTCCGAGCAGTACGTCTTGCACGGCAAGACGCTCGAGCGTCCCGGGGACGATGGAGACGTACTCCCGGACGGCGGCGGCCATCCGCTCCAGACGCTGGGCCGACTCCATCACGCTTCGGAGATACTCCGCGACCTTGTCCGGGTTGTCCGTGTGCTTTGCGGCGAGCCCCGCGAACCCGCCGATGGTCATGATCGGATTGCGGATTTGGTGGGCAATGGACAGGGCCAGGTTGTTCAGGCTGTCGGCCCGCTGCTGCTCCGCGAGACGCTTCTCTTCCAGAGCGGCCTTTTCCCGCTGGTGCATCAGGTGCAGCTCGGTCAGGTCCTGAACCAGGACGACCAACCTCCAGTCGTCCCCGCCGAAACGCAGGAACGAAGAGGTGATCTTCAAGAAAAACCACTGGCCGTCCGGCCTCGCGTACCAGACTTCCCGGCTCTCCCGAACCCGCGCCTCCTGAATCACGTCCAGGATCGCGTCGTTGAACTCGTTGTTCTCGGGATGGCCGATAAACAAAACGCTCCATCCCTGCTCCAGCAGCGTGTCTTTGGAGAAGCCGAGAATGGCGGCCAAAAGAGCGTTGACCTGAAAAACCCGTCCTTCCTTGCCCACGATCATCAAACCGGCGGGCATGCTTTCCAGCACGTTTTCGACAACGCTCTCCCGGATCAACTCATTCGGATCGTTGTCCGGGACGACGCTCCGCTTGCCGGATTCTTGCCAGACCTCGGAGGGAGACGTTTTCGGCTCCAATGGGGATTTTCGAGAAGGAGGGGGCATCGGGAATTTCTCCATTCGACTCGTCCAAGATCGGCAAGCCGCGGTGAAGGTCGAAGTCGACCCTATATCGCAACCTCGGCGTTTGCCAAGACAATGCTCGGGGAATGTTAGGGGAAGCGTCCTCGAGCCTTCTTTGTGGAGCAGCGCCTTCAACAAAATTGCCAGGGCCACATGACGTTTCTAAAAACGGCGCCGTGCCGCGCGGCACCGTCAGGGTCATTTTTGTTTTCTGGAAAATCAATATAATTTCAGATATTTAGGTTGCAGCATATTCAAAGGGAACCCCCAGGGTGGGCCAGCAACCATCGAAATCGCTATCGAAATCGCTATCGAAATCGCTATCGAAATCGCTATCGAAATCGCTATCGAAATCGGAAAGTTTCCAGAAATCGATTTCGATCACGATTTCGATTTCGATACCGATTCAGAGCCCCCGTAGTGCGAGAACAAATCTGTCCTGCCGGCGCCGTGTCGCCCGCTTGCCCTCCAATCCGGCACGGTGTAGACAATTCCATTTTTTGCCGTGCTCAAAATGAACTGCTGCCCGGCTTCATCCCTCTTTCCAGAACCAAATCGAATGCACCCAGAACCATCTTCCCCGTCATCTCCCTCTGTCGAAGCGGCCGAAACCGGTCAACAGGCCCAGGTCCTTGAACTTCCGTCCTGCGTGAAGCACGTCCGGGTGGGCGGGAAGGACGTGTATCTCGTGGGCACGGCCCATGTGTCCAAGCAGAGCGTTGAGGACGTCCGGACCACGGTGGAGATGGTTCATCCGGACACCATCTGCGTGGAACTGTGCCCGTCCCGGCATCGGGCTTTGATAGACCGGGACGGCTGGCGCAAGATGGACATCATGCGGGTGATCCGGGAGCGCAAGACGCCGTTTCTGCTGGCCCAACTGGTCCTTTCCTCGTTCTACCGCAAGCTGGGCGACCAACTGGGCATCCAGCCCGGAGCGGACATGGCCGAGGGCGTGCGCTTGGCCAAGGAGACCGAGGCCCATCTGGTCCTGGCGGACCGGGAGGTGGAGATCACCTTGAAACGGACTTGGCGGCATCTGGGCTTTCTGGAAAAGTTCAAGATGGTCGGGCAGTTGCTGATGGGCCTGATCTTTGCCGGCAAAATCGACGACGGCGTTGTCGAATCCCTGAAGCAGAAGGACCAGATGGAAATCCTGATGGACGCCTTTGCGGACGAATTCCCCCAGGTCAAGCGCCGGCTCATCGACGAGCGCGACCTGTTCCTGGCCCAGAAGATCCGCGAGGCCCCAGGCCAGACCGTGGTCGCCGTGGTCGGGGCCGGGCACATGGCCGGGATAGAAAACCACATCCACCAGGATACGGACCTCGGCCCCCTGACGGTCCTGCCGCCCAAGTCCAATATCGGCTCGTTCCTGAAGTGGGCCATTCCCATCGCCATCGTGGTCCTGATCGCCTGGGGATTTCTCAAGGAAGGCCAGGCCCACGCCATGGAATCGGCCATCATCTGGGTCGCCCTGAACAGCGTTCTTGCCGGGCTGGGCGCGGTGCTGGCCTGGGCCCATCCGTTGACCGTACTCACGGCCATGGTCGCCTCGCCGTTCACCAGCCTGAATCCGATGATCGCCGCCGGATTCGTGGCCGGATTCGTCCAGGCCCTGATTCGGCGGCCCACCGTGGCGGACCTGGAAGACCTGCCCCAGGCCATCACCTCCCTGAAAGGCTTCTGGACCAACCCCTTGTGCCGGATTCTGCTGGTGGTGGCCCTGGTCAACCTGGGCAGCTCCCTGGCGGCCTTCATCTCCGGCGGCTGGATCGCGGCCCGGACATTTTGAACAAAGGCCGCCACCCCGGCGGCCTTTTCGCTTTTCCGCTCCCTTTCGACCCGGCACGTATCCAGTCCGGTCCGGACAATCATCTGCCCAGCCCACCGACATCCGCCGAACCCTCGCCAGGGCAATTTTGTTCTCGAGCTATGGGCGCTCTGGATCGGTATCGAAATCGAAATCGTGATCGAAATCGATTTCCGGCAATGTTCCGATTTCGATAGCGATTTCGATAGCGATTTCGATTTCGATGAGTTATGCTCCACCCAGGGTGTTCCCCCCTTGAACGTCATCCTGTCTATCACTCTGAAATCATGAAAATTTTTCAGAGAACAAAATAGCCCTGGAGCCCTCCCTTTTAGGGGTTCAAGAAGCACTGTTTTCCTGCTACCTCATTTCTTCCATCAAACGCCTGGCCGCACCGTCGCGCGGCATCGCCCGCAACCATGTCACCGCACGGAGGTTTCATGAATATCCCCGAGGAAAAGCAAAAGGAAATGCTCTGGACCATGCTGCTGTCCCGCCGGTTTGAGGACGAACTGGCCGAGTTGTGCAAGATCGAGGGCAAAATCCCCGGAATGACGATCCTCAGCACCGGACAGGAGGCCGTGGGCTCCGGGGCTTGCGCGGCCCTGGCCCCGGAGGACGTGATCATCTCCAACCACCGCAGCCACAATCACCTTCTGGCCAAGGGGGCCGACCCCAACGCCCTGATGGCCGAGATCTACTGCAAGCGCACCGGCTGCAACAAGGGCAAGAGCGGCACGCTGCACCTGGCCGTGCCCGAGGTCAACGCGCCCTGTACCTCCACCGTGGTCGGAGCCGGGCCGCCCATTGCCGTGGGTCAGGCCTTTGCCCAACAGTACAAGGGCGAACAGCGGGTCACGGTCTGCTTTTTCGGCGACGGCGCGGCGGCAGAGGGATCAGTGCACGAGGCCATGAACCTGGCCGCGCTGTGGCGGCTGCCCGTGATCTTCATCTGCGAGAACAACGTCTACGCCGGGGCCCAGCGCTATGAAGAGCACGCCCCGAACCCGAGCATGGCCGACCGGGCCACGGCCTACGCCATGCCCGGCGAGGCGGTGGACGGCAACGACGCCCTGGCCGTGTATCAGGCCGTGCGGGACGCCAGGGAGCGTGCATTGGCCGGAGAAGGGCCGAGCCTCATCGAGTGCAAGACCTACCGCTGCCGGGGGCACGGAGAAGCCGATCCCCAGCATTATCAGCCCAAGGAAGAGATTTGCGCCTGGCAGGAAAAATGCCCCATCCCCCGCCTGCGGGATGACCTCCTGAGCCAGGGACTGATCACCCCGGAAGAGGTGCGGGACATGGAGGCCCGGGCCGAGGCCGTGGTGAAGGAGGCGGTGCGTTTTGCGGAAGACAGCCCGTTTCCCAACCCTGAAGAGGCGCTGGAGGATGTTCTGGTGGCGTGACCGATTGGAAAAGCCGGAATAGCCGCTCAGCACAATTTCATGAGAAAGCATGTGTTGGTCCGGCATGTCTCGATTTTTGGGAATCGCTTGTTTGACTGAGCTACGAGGCTGGCGAAGGAGTTGCGAGGCCCAAAAATCGAGACATGCGGGACCGCTGGTGAAGCACTGCGAGCCATAAGCAAAGGAAGGATATCATGCAGAAACTCGGAATGGGACAAGCCATAAATCAGGCCCTGCGGGAGGAAATGCGCCGCGACCCCAACGTGTTCATCGCCGGAGAAGGCGTGGGCGTGAGCATTCACTTGAACCCCATGTTTCCCACCCACGGCCTGCTGGAAGAGTTCGGGCCGAAGCGGGTCAAGGACACTCCGGTTTCCGAAGCGGCCATCGCCGGGTTGGCCGTGGGAGCGGCCGAGGCCGGGCTGCGGCCGGTGGTGGAAATCATGTTCAACCCCTTCTTCACCCTGGCCTCGGACATGATCGTCAACCACGCGGCCAAGCTGCGTTACCTGTCCGGCGGCAAATCTACGTTTCCCCTGGTGGTGCGTATGAAATCCGGCGCGGGAATCGGCGCCGGATGTCAGCATTCGCATAACCTGGAGGCCTGGGTGGCCCATTGCCCCGGCCTGAAGGTGGTCATGCCGGCCACGGCGGCGGACGCCAAGGGACTGCTCAAATCAGCCATCCGGGACGACAATCCGGTGATCTTCATCGAGCATATGGGCCTGTACTTCGCGCCCATGCCCGTGCCCGAAGGGGAATATCTCACTCCCATCGGCAAGGCCGAGGTCAAGCGACCGGGCACGGACGTGACCGTGGTCACCTGGTCCGGCATGCTCGGCGTGGCCATGGCCGCGGCGGAAAAGCTGGCCCAGGAAGGCGTGGAGGTGGAAATCGTGGATCTGCGCACCCTGGTCCCCCTGGACAAGGAGGCCATCCTCGCTTCCGTGGCCAAGACCGGCCGACTGGTGGTCCTGCACGAAGCCACCCGCACCGGAGGCTTCGGCGGAGAAGTCGCTGCCGTGGTCATGGAGGAAGGCTTCAACCTGCTCAAGGCCCCGCTGCGCCGGGTCACCGGCCCGGACATCCCCGTCCCGGCCAGCCCTCCGCTGGAACGGTTCTACATCCCAGGCGACGACCAGCTGATCGCGGCGATCAAGGAGATTCTGTGAGATTTTGTAACCACATCCTCGCCCGCCCCCTGAACCGCAACGCACAGGAGGAACCATGCGCATCAACCGACGGACCTTTTTGCACTACTCGACCCTGGTGGCCTCGTCCCTGGCCCTGAGCGGCCTGCCCCTCTACGCCTACAACCCCCAGTCCGGGGCCGGGCCACGGGACGGGGTGCGCCGCAGTTATTGCGGCCTGTGTCACCCGCGCTGCGGCACCCTGCTGCACATGAAGGACGGCAAGGTCTTCGAGGTCAGCGGGGACCCGGACCATCCGGTGACCCGTGGCCTGATCTGCGAGCGGGGGTTGCTCATGCCGGAGCATATCCATCACCCGGACCGGATAATTATCCGCTGAAGCGGGTCGGGGCCCGGGGCGAGGGGAAATGGGAGCGGATTTCCTGGGATCAGGCCCTGGACGAGGTGGCCGCCAGGCTGAGTCGGCTGCGTGACGCCCACGGGCCGGAAACCCTGGGCTTCACCCACGGCACCAGCCGGACCCATCACTGGGACTGCCGCCGGTTCTACAACCTGTTCGGCTCGCCCAACGTCTGCGGGGCGAACAACATCTGCATGTGCCCGTCCTACGCCACGGAGTTCGCCACCTACGGCGGCATGGCCCGGGGCAATGCCCGGCAGGCCAAGTGCCTGGTGGTCTGGGGCAAGGCCTCGGCCAACTCCTCGCCCATCCAGGCCTGGCCGGCCACCCAGCAGGCCAGGCGCAACGGGGCGACGATCATTGTGGTGGATCCCCGGGAGATCGAGGAAGTGGCCCTGGCGGACATGTGGCTGCAGATCCGGCCGGGCACGGACCTGGCCCTGATGCTGGGCTGGATCCGGCTGATCATTGAAGAAGAGCTGTACGACGCGGACTTCGTAGCCCAGTGGACCGTGGGCTTCGACGAACTGCGGGAGGCGGTGCGGGAGTACACCCCGGAGAAGGTCAGCGGGATCACCTGGCTGCCCGTGGAGCAGATCACCGCAGCGGCCCGGATCTACGCCACCTCCAAGCCGGCCCAGCTGCCCTATGCCTACGGCCTGGACAAGCAGGGCATCAATTCCACCCAGTGCGCCCGGGCCCGGGCCATCCTGCGGTCCATTACCGGCAACCTGGAGATCCCGGGCGGGGAAACCTTCGGCCAGACCCCGGAGGTGGCCCGGGTGCGCGGGGAATTCGACCTGGTGGCCGCCGAGGCCATCGGCCCGGAGCAGCGGGCCAAGCAGCTCGGAGCGGACACGTACCCCTTTTTCGGCTTCCCCGGCTGGGAGCGCAACCTGGCCAACAACCGGAAGCTGCCCAAGGGCCAGGTCAACCCGCCGTCCATGTACCGGACCTGCGTGGCCCACATTCGGGACGTGTTCCAGGCGGCGATCACCAAAAAGCCTTACCCGATCACGGCCATGTTCTCCGTGGCCAGCAATCCGATGCTCTCCTTCCCGGACCCGAAAATGGTCTTCAACGCCCTGACCGCCCTGGAGCTGTACGTGGTCATGGAATACTACATGACCCCCTCCGCGGCCCTGGCGGACTATGTTTTCCCCTCGGCCACCACGGTGGAGCAGCCCGAACTGTGGGTCACCGGCGGGTTCTGCATGGCCTGTCCTCCGGGCATCGAGCCGCTCTACGAACGCCGGGACACCTATCAGTTCTACCGCGGCCTGGGTCTGCGCCTGGGCCAGGAAAACGACTGGCCGTGGGAGAACCTGGAGCAGGCCTGCGACTTTCGTCTGGAGCCCACGGGGCTGACCTTCCGGGAGCTGACCGAGCAGTATGGTTTTTTCGGCACGCCCGAATTCAAGCGCTACGAAACTTCAGGCTTCGGCACCCCGTCGGGCAAGGTGGAGCTGTATTCCAGCATCTTCGAGGAGTTGGGTTGCGAGCCACTGCCCACGTACAAGGAGCCCCTCTGGAGTCCGGCCGGGAATTCGGATCTGGCCCGGGAGTTTCCGCTGATCCTGATCACCGGCAGCCGGTTCATGCCCATGTACCATTCCGAGCAGCGTCAGATCGCATCGGCCCGGAAGGTGAATCCGGATCCACTGGTCCTGCTGCACCCGGAAACAGCCCGGGAACTGGGCCTGGAGAACGATCAGTGGGTGCTCGTGACCTCGCCCAAGGGCAAAATCCGGATGCGCCTGCGCACCTCCACCCGCATTCATCCGCGAATGGCCGACGCGCAGCACGGCTGGTGGTTCCCGGAACGCAGGCAGGAGCTTCCGGAACTCTTCGGGGTCTACGAGTCCAACGCCAACATGCTCTGCCCGCTGGAACCGGAACATTGCAGCCCGGAAATCGGCTCCTGGCCGCATTCGGCGTTGTTGTGTCGGGTTGAGGCCGCGTAATACCAATTCTACTTCGGCAATGCGTTTTTCGCTTGAGAAAATGCAGTTATCGGGGTCGGTATCGGGATAGATACTGTTTGTTCGCCAATAATCCTAATTCGACCCCGATGCCGATGCCGAAAGAGAAGCTTTGAATGAGAGTATCTACTCAGCTCATTTTGCGTCCGTTCATGCTCCGGCAATCGGGGTCGGGGTCGGCGCTTCGCTATCGGAGTCGGAATCGAAACAGGAAGAAATCAGAACACATCCCAGCGTTTTCGATCCCGATCCCGATTCCGACTCCGACCTCGGAACCGGTATTACTCTATGCTGAATAGTTACGAATTAGAAATGGTATAACGGGTCAATCCGTCCCAACGCCTAAACGCCTGAACCGCCCGGAACCATAGGTTGCGGGCGGTTCAGGCGTTTTTGGCCGACAATCAAACATACCCGGCGCTGAGCAGCAGGCTCGCGCCCAGGATGATTATCAAGGCCGCGCCCAGGCAGGCCAGGGTGCGGTGCAGGATGGCGAAGAGGCGTTTAGAGCGACGGCTGACGCCCAGCACGGCGTTGGTGGAGCCGACGGTGATCAGTCCCAAGGCCGAGGCGGTCAGGCCCATGCCCAGGGCCAGGGGGATCATGGCCGCCAAACCGGCCCAGAAGACGTTCAGACTGAGGGTGAAGAGCAGGATCAGGGCCGCGCCGGGGCAGGGCATCAGGCCGGTGGCCAGGGACAGGGTGATGATGTCCCTGGGGCTGGAACGCGGGCACTCATCGGCCTCTTCACCGGATTTCCCCTTTGCCGCCCGCCACCAGTCGAGCAAGGTCTTGCCCAGGAGGAAGAAGCCGATGAGTACGATCAGCGCGTAGCTGATGGACTCCAGCCTTCCTTCCACGGAGTGGAACGCGGCGATGTTCGCCCGCCCCAGAGCCCAGGAAAGCCCGACAATGATCACCACCGCGGAGAGGATGTGGGTGGCGGTGATCAGGTTGCCGAAAAGCAGGGCCTGCCGCCAGGTTCCCCGTCGGGAGACGAAATAGGAGCAGACGATGGATTTGCCGTGCCCCGGCCCCAGAGCGTGCACCACCCCGTACAGAAACGAGAGCAGCATCAGCTGCCAAGTGGCTGCCCCAAAAGGCCGTTCCTGGATCTGGCGGGCGTAGCTGGTCATCCGCTGGCGCAGCTCGCGTTGCAGGGCGATCATCTCGGCGAAAAAC contains the following coding sequences:
- a CDS encoding nickel/cobalt transporter; its protein translation is MIRTTITALITAMLVLLWIGQALAQNPFLTPPSRERPPEQSTGQSTVQPTGQHIDESAGELLGQPAEQGRPALEERVGQPSREPPDRPLARPPSAAPRITPPFFAEMIALQRELRQRMTSYARQIQERPFGAATWQLMLLSFLYGVVHALGPGHGKSIVCSYFVSRRGTWRQALLFGNLITATHILSAVVIIVGLSWALGRANIAAFHSVEGRLESISYALIVLIGFFLLGKTLLDWWRAAKGKSGEEADECPRSSPRDIITLSLATGLMPCPGAALILLFTLSLNVFWAGLAAMIPLALGMGLTASALGLITVGSTNAVLGVSRRSKRLFAILHRTLACLGAALIIILGASLLLSAGYV